A genome region from Bacteroidales bacterium includes the following:
- the proC gene encoding pyrroline-5-carboxylate reductase, with product MTDNLRIAILGGGNLGNSLASGLLQTGKFRAENLIVTRRKVQLLNHLQEQNIQVTSDNRKAVEESRLVLITVKPHQMQALLTEIQDVLVPVKHILVSSVTGFSINQIRSFCGKVPVVRIMPNTAAAIGESMTCLAAQEDDKEALKEVQALFNLLGKTLVIGEELMEASTVLGACGVAFALRFLRAMTQGGIEIGFPSETAQFIAAQTLRGAAGLVLIKGQHPEKEIDKVTTPMGITISGLNEMEHNGFSSALIKGIVTSFHKIENLQPLAGKE from the coding sequence ATGACCGACAATCTTCGTATTGCCATTCTCGGAGGAGGAAATCTTGGAAATTCGCTGGCTTCCGGATTGCTTCAAACAGGTAAGTTCCGTGCCGAAAACCTCATTGTTACGCGCCGTAAGGTTCAGCTTCTTAACCACCTTCAGGAGCAAAACATACAGGTTACTTCTGATAACCGAAAGGCTGTGGAAGAGAGCCGTCTTGTCCTGATTACCGTCAAACCCCACCAGATGCAGGCTTTGTTGACGGAGATTCAGGATGTTCTCGTTCCCGTAAAACATATTCTGGTTTCTTCGGTCACCGGTTTCTCCATCAACCAGATCCGTTCCTTTTGCGGAAAGGTGCCGGTAGTGCGGATCATGCCCAACACGGCGGCAGCCATTGGAGAATCCATGACCTGCCTTGCCGCACAGGAAGATGACAAGGAAGCACTGAAGGAAGTTCAGGCACTTTTCAACCTGCTGGGAAAAACCCTGGTAATTGGAGAAGAACTGATGGAAGCATCCACCGTGCTGGGAGCCTGCGGAGTAGCTTTTGCCCTGCGTTTCCTCAGGGCAATGACCCAGGGAGGAATAGAAATTGGTTTTCCATCCGAAACGGCGCAGTTTATAGCTGCCCAAACCCTGAGAGGAGCGGCAGGACTTGTTCTTATTAAGGGCCAGCATCCCGAAAAGGAAATTGACAAAGTTACAACCCCGATGGGTATCACCATATCTGGCCTGAACGAAATGGAACACAACGGGTTCAGCTCGGCATTGATTAAAGGAATTGTAACTTCGTTCCATAAGATTGAAAACCTCCAGCCTTTGGCCGGGAAGGAATAA
- a CDS encoding phosphoglycerate kinase, which produces MVTIDNFNFKGLRAIVRVDFNVPLDKKTFEVTDDTRIRGALPTINKILNDGGSCILMSHLGRPDGVPQEKYSLKHVIPVLSKHLGREVKFADDCVGESAKQLAGSLKPGEVLLLENVRFYLEEEGKPKLPEGVSDEEKKAAKEEMKKRQKEFTAKLASLADCYVNDAFGTAHRAHASTTLIAAHFPGKSMFGYLIEAELKAMDKVLHAPDHPFTAIMGGAKVSDKIMVIERMLEKVDNLIIGGGMTYTFIKAQGGKIGKSLCEEDKLDVALQILEKAKAKGVKVYLPVDAVNGDAFDANANTSVTKVNETPDGWMGLDIGPETIALFSGVIKKSKTILWNGPMGVFEFEKFAAGTSAIAKAIAEATAAGAFSLVGGGDSVAAVNKNKLADKISYVSTGGGAMLEYIEGKELPGIKAIRG; this is translated from the coding sequence ATGGTAACGATAGACAATTTCAATTTTAAAGGCCTGCGGGCCATTGTGCGGGTTGATTTTAACGTTCCGCTCGACAAGAAAACCTTTGAGGTGACAGATGATACACGCATCCGGGGTGCATTACCTACCATCAACAAGATTCTGAACGACGGAGGTAGCTGTATTCTGATGTCGCATCTGGGCCGTCCTGACGGAGTTCCCCAGGAAAAATACTCTCTGAAGCATGTTATTCCGGTTCTTTCAAAACATTTGGGCAGGGAAGTGAAATTTGCCGACGACTGTGTGGGAGAATCGGCCAAACAACTGGCTGGTTCCCTTAAGCCGGGCGAAGTTTTACTGCTGGAGAACGTCCGCTTTTATCTGGAAGAAGAAGGCAAACCCAAACTGCCTGAAGGGGTTTCGGACGAAGAAAAAAAGGCAGCCAAGGAAGAAATGAAGAAGCGGCAGAAAGAATTTACGGCCAAACTGGCTTCATTGGCCGATTGTTATGTAAACGACGCTTTCGGTACAGCCCACCGTGCCCATGCTTCAACCACCCTGATTGCTGCTCATTTTCCCGGCAAGAGCATGTTCGGTTATCTGATTGAGGCAGAACTGAAAGCCATGGATAAGGTGCTGCATGCACCCGATCATCCTTTCACAGCCATTATGGGCGGCGCAAAGGTTAGTGATAAGATTATGGTGATTGAACGCATGCTCGAAAAGGTTGACAATCTGATTATCGGCGGTGGTATGACCTATACCTTTATCAAGGCGCAGGGAGGAAAGATCGGAAAATCACTGTGTGAAGAAGACAAGCTGGATGTGGCGCTTCAGATACTGGAAAAGGCAAAGGCAAAGGGGGTTAAGGTTTATCTGCCGGTTGATGCCGTGAACGGAGATGCCTTCGATGCCAATGCAAATACTTCGGTAACAAAGGTGAATGAAACACCCGATGGCTGGATGGGGCTGGATATCGGGCCGGAAACCATAGCTCTATTCTCAGGTGTTATAAAGAAATCGAAGACCATTCTCTGGAACGGCCCGATGGGTGTTTTTGAATTTGAGAAATTTGCCGCCGGCACCAGCGCCATTGCAAAAGCTATAGCCGAAGCTACTGCAGCCGGAGCTTTCAGCCTGGTGGGCGGTGGTGATTCCGTGGCAGCTGTCAATAAAAACAAGCTGGCTGACAAGATCAGCTATGTGTCGACCGGTGGTGGTGCCATGCTCGAATACATTGAAGGGAAAGAACTTCCCGGAATTAAAGCCATCCGCGGGTAA